In Bacillus sp. SB49, a single window of DNA contains:
- a CDS encoding VanW family protein gives MVHKKTAWKLVLVLTIGIFLLFLTTQEAAKAFTFVTGGGNYAENTTVASISLAGKNRKEAEKILADNIEEWRDETAVTLSASGKRIVLDTEEVTFDVEETLEDAVQGSDNGLIVVLSDRFFDPLEEEMDRELRDSLSEKMLRDVVKEDAASLPEDSLEYDAYHFLDQENEELYESIGSQTMNVPAEVDMERMRKLFDHAEMENGETFSMLDLLFEEGVYDEQALNIAATAIYGASLKAGFDVEERHISQRRPAFAEIGMEAGVNLKDKRDLKLYNPYSHDYILNWEETSSGFEVSWTGYPTGSDYQIYVRSAGTVPPKAIVEYSTLLEPGQVEVVQQGQDGESAETWREDRASLNGDEELLTEDYYPPVPGVEVHSSFVVLNELEEEAQVDSEVVKHPSLDGTKASNPVGPGEVDVWENVQEWEKK, from the coding sequence ATGGTGCATAAGAAAACCGCTTGGAAACTGGTGCTTGTTTTAACGATCGGTATATTTCTGCTCTTCCTCACCACCCAGGAGGCGGCAAAGGCTTTCACTTTTGTAACCGGGGGAGGCAACTACGCGGAAAATACGACGGTCGCTTCTATATCTCTGGCCGGCAAGAACAGGAAAGAAGCGGAAAAAATCTTAGCAGACAACATAGAGGAATGGCGGGATGAAACAGCCGTTACGTTATCAGCATCAGGAAAACGTATTGTTCTGGATACGGAAGAAGTGACGTTTGATGTGGAGGAAACGTTGGAGGATGCGGTCCAAGGGTCTGATAACGGTCTGATCGTTGTACTCTCCGACCGTTTTTTTGATCCGTTGGAAGAAGAGATGGACCGCGAATTAAGAGATTCACTCTCAGAAAAGATGCTGCGTGACGTTGTAAAAGAGGATGCTGCTTCCCTCCCGGAAGATTCTTTGGAATACGACGCCTATCATTTTCTTGATCAGGAGAATGAAGAACTATATGAATCGATTGGAAGCCAGACGATGAACGTACCGGCAGAGGTGGATATGGAGCGAATGAGAAAGCTGTTCGATCATGCAGAAATGGAAAATGGGGAGACATTCTCCATGCTTGATTTGTTGTTTGAGGAAGGTGTATATGATGAACAAGCGCTGAATATAGCGGCAACAGCCATCTACGGTGCGAGTCTGAAAGCTGGGTTTGATGTGGAGGAAAGACACATCAGCCAAAGGAGACCGGCATTTGCTGAAATTGGCATGGAGGCAGGTGTGAATCTAAAGGACAAGCGGGACCTGAAGCTGTATAACCCTTATTCTCATGACTACATATTGAACTGGGAGGAGACGTCTTCTGGATTCGAGGTGTCCTGGACCGGCTACCCGACAGGCTCAGATTATCAGATTTATGTCCGATCGGCAGGCACCGTACCGCCGAAAGCGATTGTCGAGTATTCCACCTTGTTGGAACCCGGGCAGGTGGAAGTGGTGCAGCAGGGACAGGACGGGGAAAGCGCAGAGACATGGCGGGAAGACCGTGCGTCCCTTAACGGTGATGAGGAGCTCTTAACGGAAGATTATTATCCTCCTGTCCCTGGGGTGGAGGTGCATTCCAGTTTTGTCGTGCTGAACGAGTTGGAAGAGGAAGCACAAGTGGATTCCGAAGTCGTGAAGCACCCGTCCCTGGATGGTACGAAAGCTTCCAATCCTGTCGGACCAGGAGAAGTGGATGTGTGGGAAAATGTGCAGGAGTGGGAGAAGAAATGA
- a CDS encoding bifunctional folylpolyglutamate synthase/dihydrofolate synthase gives MNYQEALDWIHSREKFKVKPGLKRMDWMMERLGHPEKGFKAIHVAGTNGKGSTVSFLRNLLQAQGYTVGTFTSPYIERFNERISLNGEPVSDAVIARLVGRIRPLAESLKETPLGEPTEFEIITAMAMIYFDEQPIDYAVVETGLGGRYDSTNILHPIVSVITNIGHDHMNILGSTVREIAGEKAGIIKQKVPVVTAVKQPEAMEVILEEATSQKAPLFSLTTHFHVTHEASTPEGETFIFRSGAYESELLLSRMKGHHQVENASVALQTMESLKQAGDAIDRRHYSSGLEQTTWPARFETVRNQPLTIIDGAHNEEGTKALVDTVKEHYRGRSVVLVYAALEDKPVIKMMNQLKEVVDFAVVTSFDFPRALQEEDLASLSPIKPTLPAENLQEALRLAEQQLDDKSVLLITGSLYFISDVRAYFKSKMKK, from the coding sequence ATGAATTATCAAGAAGCTTTGGATTGGATTCATTCGAGAGAGAAGTTCAAAGTGAAGCCGGGTTTGAAGCGCATGGATTGGATGATGGAACGCCTCGGCCATCCGGAGAAGGGCTTTAAAGCGATTCACGTCGCCGGTACAAACGGCAAAGGCTCGACCGTTTCCTTTCTGAGGAATCTCCTCCAAGCACAAGGATACACGGTGGGAACCTTCACTTCTCCTTATATCGAAAGATTCAATGAGCGTATCAGCCTGAACGGGGAGCCGGTTTCTGATGCGGTGATTGCACGCCTTGTGGGTCGGATACGTCCGCTTGCTGAGTCTTTGAAGGAAACCCCTTTAGGAGAACCGACAGAGTTTGAGATCATAACTGCTATGGCGATGATCTACTTTGACGAGCAGCCGATCGATTATGCCGTCGTGGAAACGGGACTTGGTGGACGGTATGATTCGACGAATATTCTTCATCCCATCGTTTCTGTCATCACAAATATCGGACATGACCATATGAATATCCTCGGTTCGACAGTAAGGGAGATAGCTGGTGAAAAGGCGGGGATCATCAAGCAGAAGGTCCCGGTCGTGACGGCCGTTAAACAGCCCGAGGCAATGGAAGTCATCCTTGAAGAAGCAACGAGTCAAAAAGCACCGTTATTCTCTTTAACTACGCATTTTCACGTCACACATGAAGCAAGTACACCAGAAGGGGAAACATTTATATTCCGGTCGGGTGCGTATGAATCGGAACTTCTTCTCAGTAGAATGAAAGGGCACCATCAGGTGGAGAACGCATCGGTCGCCCTCCAGACAATGGAGAGTTTAAAGCAGGCGGGAGATGCCATCGACCGCAGGCATTATAGTAGCGGATTGGAACAAACGACATGGCCGGCACGCTTTGAAACGGTCCGTAATCAGCCGCTTACTATTATTGACGGGGCTCATAACGAAGAAGGGACCAAGGCTCTCGTGGATACAGTGAAAGAACATTACAGGGGACGGTCGGTTGTTCTCGTTTATGCAGCTTTGGAAGACAAGCCGGTTATAAAGATGATGAATCAATTGAAAGAAGTAGTCGATTTCGCAGTCGTGACCAGCTTTGACTTTCCGAGAGCCTTGCAGGAAGAAGACCTTGCTTCTCTCTCCCCAATTAAACCGACGCTACCTGCGGAAAACTTACAGGAAGCGTTGAGGCTCGCCGAGCAGCAGTTGGATGATAAGAGTGTGTTGTTAATAACGGGATCCTTATACTTTATCTCGGACGTTAGAGCATACTTTAAATCAAAAATGAAGAAGTGA
- a CDS encoding valine--tRNA ligase: MDQQDLSMPTKYDPAAIEKDRYQYWVDGKFFEATGDKEKEPYTIVIPPPNVTGKLHLGHAWDTTLQDILSRVKRMQGYDVLWLPGMDHAGIATQAKVDAKLREEGINRHDLGREKFLEKSWEWKHEYAKFIRAQWEKLGLGLDYSRERFTLDEGLSKAVKEVFVKLYEKGLIYRGEYIINWDPATQTALSDIEVEYKDVQGAFYHMRYPLKGEEGSIEIATTRPETMLGDTAIAVHPEDDRYKHLIGKKAILPIVGREIEIVGDDYVDMEFGSGAVKITPAHDPNDFEIGNRHNLERILVMNEDGTMNHNAGKYQGMDRFECRKQIVKDLQESGVLFEIEEHMHSVGHSERSGAVVEPYLSTQWFVDMKPLAEASVDLQKGDDRVAFVPERFEKPYLHWMENTRDWCISRQLWWGHRIPAWYHKETGEVYVGKEAPADEENWKQEEDVLDTWFSSALWPFSTMGWPDEDSEDYKRYFPTNVLVTGYDIIGFWVSRMIFQSLEFTGKRPFDDVLIHGLVRDADGRKMSKSLGNGVDPMDVIEKYGADSLRYFLSTGSSPGQDLRFHWEKVESTWNFANKIWNASRFALMNMGDLTFEDIDLSGKKSVADQWILTRLNQTIEQVTTNIDKYEFGEAGRHLYNFIWDDFCDWYIEMAKLPLYGEDEARIHTTRSILAYTLDQTMRMLHPFMPFITEEIWQHLPHQGESITQASWPVVRDDFHNEEAVAEMERLVSIIRSVRNIRSEVDTPMSKEIQLMIQAKDQAVVDELEKNRAYLERFCNPSELEISTDLQAPEKAMSAVVTGAELYLPLAGLINIEDEIKRLENEWKKWDQEVTRVQKKLSNEGFVKKAPEQVVEEERKKETDYLDKRAKVEARIKELKA; encoded by the coding sequence ATGGATCAACAAGATCTTTCGATGCCGACAAAGTACGATCCGGCAGCAATTGAAAAAGACCGGTATCAGTACTGGGTGGACGGCAAGTTTTTTGAAGCAACAGGAGATAAAGAGAAGGAGCCTTATACTATTGTCATCCCGCCGCCGAACGTCACAGGGAAACTGCACCTTGGCCATGCGTGGGATACGACATTGCAGGATATTTTAAGCCGTGTGAAGCGGATGCAGGGATATGACGTCCTTTGGCTGCCGGGAATGGATCACGCGGGCATTGCGACACAGGCGAAAGTCGATGCCAAACTTCGGGAAGAAGGAATCAATCGTCATGATTTAGGACGTGAGAAGTTCCTGGAAAAGTCCTGGGAGTGGAAGCATGAATATGCAAAATTCATCCGCGCCCAGTGGGAGAAACTCGGCCTCGGTTTGGACTATTCAAGAGAGCGTTTCACTTTGGATGAAGGTCTTTCAAAAGCGGTTAAGGAAGTATTCGTCAAGCTTTATGAGAAAGGTCTCATTTACCGCGGGGAGTACATCATCAACTGGGACCCTGCGACACAGACAGCTCTTTCCGATATTGAAGTGGAATATAAAGATGTCCAGGGCGCGTTCTATCATATGCGTTATCCGCTGAAGGGCGAAGAAGGTTCGATTGAAATCGCAACGACACGCCCGGAAACCATGCTTGGAGACACAGCCATTGCCGTTCATCCGGAAGATGATCGTTACAAACATTTGATCGGCAAAAAAGCGATCCTTCCTATCGTTGGAAGGGAAATTGAAATTGTCGGAGACGATTATGTCGATATGGAATTCGGATCAGGAGCGGTGAAAATCACACCGGCCCACGATCCAAATGATTTTGAAATCGGCAACCGCCATAACCTTGAACGCATTCTTGTCATGAATGAAGACGGAACAATGAATCACAACGCCGGTAAGTATCAAGGGATGGATCGTTTCGAGTGCCGGAAGCAGATTGTCAAGGACCTTCAGGAATCCGGCGTTCTCTTCGAGATTGAAGAGCACATGCATTCTGTCGGCCATTCGGAACGGAGCGGAGCAGTAGTTGAACCGTATCTTTCCACCCAGTGGTTCGTTGACATGAAGCCTCTCGCAGAAGCTTCCGTCGATCTTCAAAAAGGAGACGATCGAGTAGCATTCGTGCCGGAACGATTCGAGAAGCCGTACCTGCACTGGATGGAAAATACGCGTGATTGGTGTATTTCCCGTCAATTGTGGTGGGGACACCGCATTCCAGCCTGGTACCATAAAGAAACCGGGGAAGTGTATGTCGGCAAAGAAGCACCGGCAGATGAGGAAAATTGGAAGCAGGAAGAAGATGTCCTCGATACATGGTTCTCTTCCGCTCTGTGGCCGTTTTCCACAATGGGCTGGCCGGATGAGGACAGTGAAGATTATAAGCGCTACTTCCCGACGAACGTTCTTGTTACCGGTTATGACATCATCGGATTCTGGGTAAGCCGGATGATCTTCCAGTCGCTTGAATTCACAGGGAAGCGTCCGTTTGACGACGTTCTTATCCACGGTCTTGTCCGTGATGCTGATGGACGGAAAATGAGTAAGTCCCTCGGAAACGGTGTCGATCCGATGGATGTCATTGAGAAGTATGGCGCGGATTCGCTGCGTTACTTCCTATCTACCGGCTCTTCTCCGGGGCAGGATCTGCGCTTCCACTGGGAGAAGGTGGAATCAACGTGGAACTTCGCCAACAAGATTTGGAACGCCTCCCGCTTTGCGCTCATGAATATGGGAGATTTAACGTTTGAGGACATTGATTTGTCCGGGAAGAAATCCGTTGCCGATCAGTGGATTCTGACTCGTTTGAATCAGACGATTGAGCAGGTGACGACGAACATCGATAAGTATGAGTTCGGGGAAGCAGGACGTCACCTGTATAACTTCATCTGGGATGACTTCTGTGACTGGTACATTGAAATGGCGAAGCTGCCGTTATACGGAGAAGACGAGGCGAGAATTCATACGACCCGTTCGATCCTGGCTTACACGCTTGATCAGACGATGCGTATGCTTCATCCGTTCATGCCTTTCATTACAGAGGAAATTTGGCAGCATCTTCCGCACCAAGGAGAGTCCATCACGCAGGCGTCCTGGCCGGTAGTCCGGGATGACTTCCATAACGAAGAAGCAGTGGCGGAAATGGAGCGTCTCGTTTCCATTATCCGATCCGTGCGGAATATCCGCTCCGAAGTGGATACGCCGATGTCTAAAGAAATTCAGTTGATGATTCAGGCGAAAGATCAAGCTGTCGTTGATGAGCTTGAGAAGAACCGTGCCTACCTGGAACGTTTCTGTAATCCAAGCGAGCTTGAAATTTCGACAGATCTTCAGGCACCTGAAAAAGCCATGTCAGCGGTTGTTACCGGAGCGGAACTTTATCTGCCGCTTGCAGGTTTAATCAATATCGAGGACGAGATCAAGCGTTTGGAGAATGAATGGAAGAAGTGGGATCAGGAAGTCACCCGCGTCCAGAAGAAATTGTCCAATGAAGGTTTTGTCAAAAAAGCGCCGGAACAGGTTGTCGAAGAAGAACGGAAGAAAGAAACCGACTATTTGGATAAACGTGCAAAAGTCGAAGCGAGAATTAAGGAATTGAAAGCATAA